In Desulfobacterales bacterium, the genomic stretch CATCTTCTTTTGCCGTTTTCTCCTGTGGGGCCGGCTTTATAAGTCCCATGGACTCTTTAACCTTGCGAAAGATGGCGTCAAAGACGGTGTTGTTATCTTTGATGGATTGTTTGGCGTTTTCACGGCCCTGGCCCAAACGCTCACCTTCATAGGAATACCAGGCGCCGCTTTTATCGACGAAACCGGCCTCAACCGCCAGGTCCAGGAGGTCGCCGGTGCGCGAAATTCCCTCTCCGTACATGATATCAAACTCAGCTTCTTTAAAGGGCGGGGCCATTTTATTTTTAACCACCCGTGCCCGGGTCCGGTTTCCGACCGTATCCTGGCCTTCCTTGATGGCGCCGATCCGCCGGATATCGATGCGGACTGAAGAATAAAACTTGAGGGCATTGCCGCCGGTGGTCGTTTCCGGATTGCCGAATACCACGCCGATCTTCATGCGGATCTGGTTGATAAAAATGACCGATGTCATGGTTTTGCCGATGGTTCCGGTGAGCTTGCGCAGCGCCTGGGACATCAGCCGGGCTTGCAGCCCCATATGGGCGTCGCCCATTTCGCCTTCGATTTCCGCGCGCGGCACCAGAGCGGCCACCGAGTCAATCACCAGGATGTCGATGGCGCCGCTGCGCACCAGCATGTCGGTAATCTCAAGGGCCTGTTCGCCGGTGTCGGGTTGGGCCACCAGAAGTTCATCGCAGTTAACCCCCAATTTTTTGGCATATACCGTATCCAGGGCGTGTTCGGCATCAATGAATGCGGCAATGCCGCCTTGTCGCTGGGCTTCGGCAACCGCATGCAGCGC encodes the following:
- the recA gene encoding recombinase RecA, producing the protein MGTTPDKEKAVQTAMGQIERQFGKGSIMKLGSRPVIDVPVISTGSLALDKALGVGGLPRGRVIEIFGPESSGKTTLALHAVAEAQRQGGIAAFIDAEHALDTVYAKKLGVNCDELLVAQPDTGEQALEITDMLVRSGAIDILVIDSVAALVPRAEIEGEMGDAHMGLQARLMSQALRKLTGTIGKTMTSVIFINQIRMKIGVVFGNPETTTGGNALKFYSSVRIDIRRIGAIKEGQDTVGNRTRARVVKNKMAPPFKEAEFDIMYGEGISRTGDLLDLAVEAGFVDKSGAWYSYEGERLGQGRENAKQSIKDNNTVFDAIFRKVKESMGLIKPAPQEKTAKEDAAAAEPSAKSKV